Below is a genomic region from Actinoallomurus bryophytorum.
TGGGCACGTACTTCTGGTCGGCCGGTGCCGCCTTGACCTTCACCTTCGAGGGGTAGCCGTAACCCACGACCTGGCTGACGTCACGCGTGGCGCGGCCGAGGTGGTCGTTGTGGTTGGCCTCGATGGTGTGCAGCGTGCGGCCGTGCACGGACTCGACGATGCCCACGTGCTCGATGTCGCCGACGCTCTTCCCGCCGTTCCACGAGAAGAAGACGATGGCGCCCGGCTCGGGGTGGTGACCCCAGGCCTTGTGCTTCTTGAAGAAGTTCGCGTGCTGGGGCGTCGAGGCGAACTCGCCCGCCCAGTCTTCGACTCCGGCCTTGTCGGCCGCCCAGGCGAGGAACATGTCGCACCAGGGAGCGGTCTTGAACGCGGCGTCCTTGTCGACGTGTTTGCCGTACCAGTCGCCGTACTTCGTGTAGCCGCTGGCCTTCTCGGTATAGCCGAGCTGGTCCTTCGCGACATGCAGGAGCTTTTGCCCTATTGGATCCATGTCTCCCCTTAGGCCGCCTACCGGGTTAGCTGACGGGTTCGGGCCAGGAGGAGCCCTACCGTACGAGTACGGATTCACCCCAAGGGACTTCGTGGGTCCCCGGTTCCCGCTGCACTGGGGGTACAGCCGGGATTCGGCGGTCGGTCTGTCACCTCCCGGGTGGAGGTAAGTCACAGCCCGATTACGGCGCAATGTATCGGAAGTTTCGCGAGAACGGCAACGCGTTCGGAGGGGAAAGTCTGGAGCGAACTACTTACCCAGTGTAACCAAGTGCCGTGGCCGCTCGGCGAGCAACAACTTAATAACCGATCTCACCTGCGAAAATGTAGCAACCCTCGGCGAGAGGGGAACGGACTCCAGGCGCACAGCGTAGCGTCACAACGACTTCCAAGACGGGGTCGCAGACCGGCCGAGTCGACCGGTATGGGGGGAGGTGTGGCGGTTCAGCCCGTGGGTCGGGAAGCTGTCGGAGGCGTGCACCATACGCACATAACTCACTACAAAACGCGACCAATCAACCACACTTCACCGAGGCGGCGGCTCGGGGTGCGCCGAGGGCTTCGGACCCTCGGATTTCGGGGTTAATTACCTGCGGGCGGAGTCCGGAACGCGGTGCCCGGACCCCCGCCTCACCAGTGCTAATCCATCTCCAGTACGATCTTCCCTCGGGTATGACCAGAGGCACAAAGCCGCTGCGCCTCTCCGGCGTCGGCAAGCGGGAACGTCTTCGCGATGGAGACGGTCAGTCTTCCGTCGTCGACGAGGCTCGCTAGCGCGGACAGATTGGTCATATCGGGTCGGACGAAGACGTATCGGCCGCCGCGTTCGGTCACCGACGGATCGACGGTCGACGCCCATCGGCCGGTGGGTGTCAGCAGGTCCGGCGTGATCTCCAGCGCCTCGCCGCCGACGAGGTCGAGCGCCACGGACACTCCGCCGGGCGCGATCCGGTGTACCCGGTCGGCGAGGCCGTCGCCGTACGCCAGCGGCTCGGCGCCGAGCTTGCGTAGATAGTCATGGTTGTCCGGACTGGCGGTACCGATGACCTGCGCGCCCTTCGCGACGGCGATCTGCACCGCGAACGAGCCGACGCCACCGCTCGCGGCGTGGATGAGCACCGTGTCGTCCTCGTTCACCCCGAGCGCCTTCGTGAGCGCCTGGTACGCGGTGAGCCCGGCGAGCGGCAGCCCGGCGGCCTCGGCCCAGGACATCCGTCCGGGCTTGCGCCCGAGCGTGCGTACGGGAGCGGCCACGAGCTCGGCGTACGTGCCGCGGCCAACATGGTCCTCGCGGACGTACCCGATGACCTCGTCGTCGGGGGAGAACTCGCTGACCGCCGCGCCGACGCGTTCGACCACGCCCGAGAGGTCCCAGCCCGGGATGACCGGGAAGTCGGTCTGGAAGAGCCCGTCCATCCGGCCCTCCCGGATCTTCCCGTCCACCGGGTTCACCCCGGCCGCCTTGACGCGTACGAGGACAGAGTCCGGACCGACCTTGGGCTCGGGTGCGTCATTGGTGAGTTTCAGCACGTCCGGGCCGCCGTATTCGTTCATCACGATGGCTTTCACACTTTGACCGTTACCCGCCGGAGACGGAAGTTCACCTCGGGGGTGCGGCCTCAGCGGAACCGCGCGTACACGGACAGCCCGAAAAGGATCATCGTGACCGGGCCCAGGACGGTGAGGGAGGCGAGCAACGCGCGCCGGCCGAACCGGTGCCCGGACGGGATCTGCTCGGCCGGCCGGCCCGCGATCGGCCAGGGCTCGCGTAGCTCGTCCGTCGTCGGCCGGTCGTCGAACGCCGGGTCCGCCTGGGCGCCCAGCGGCAGCCCGGCGGCCCAGCCGAACAGGTCCGCCAGGGCGGAGGGCGGGCTGTCCAGCCCCGACGCGAAGTAACGGACCTCGCCCGCGGTGCGCTCGAGCGTACGTATGGTGTTCCCGAGGCCGAGTCCCTCGAGCCACCCGCGCGCGTCGCCGTCGAGCCCGCGGCCGGCCGAGGTACGGCGCAGCACGTCGGCCTTGGTCACCACGACGGCGATGCGCCGCTGCCGCCCTTGGTCGTCGCGGGACCGCAGCTCGGCGAGCAGGCGCTGCAGGGTGTCGGCCGGATCCTCGTCCGAGGTCGCGGTCGCCTCCTGCACCAGCCGCCGCTCGTCGGTGGAGAGCGCGAGGCGCAGCTCGGGCAGGGCGAACGGGTCGATGACGAACAGCAGCGCCTCACCGTGATCGAGGTAGCGCAGCCGCTCGACGTGGGTGGCGCCTGTGTGCAGCTCGCCGGCCGGGTCGAACAGGTACAGGATCCGGTGGGCGGCGGGCAGGGTCAGGTCGAGCATCGTGGCCACCGGCAGCTCCGGGCCGGTCTTGGCGAGCCGTTCGCCGCGGTCGAGCTCCGCGATGGCCCCGGCGTACGCGCGGGCGTCCCGCGCCTCCACGAACTCGGCCCGGCCGTGGGCTCCGGCGGCGCTCGCGCGCAGCGCGCGTACGGCAAGGAACATCAGAGTGGTCTTGCCGGCCGCCGGTCCGCCGACGAACGGCAGCGGCTCGACCCGCGCCCGCCCGATCCGGCCGGGCAGCCGCCGGTGGCAGTGCGGGCAGTACGCGCCGAGGCGGAACCGGCCGAGCAGGATCGTCGTCGGCAGCCGTGTGCCGCAGCGGCACACGTGCCGGAAGGCGCCCAGCCGCCCGGGTACGAGCCGTGAGTGGCGTTCCTCGCAGTTCGGGCAGGCGTACTCCGGCAGCGCGAAGCGCCGGTAGCACCCGGCGTGCGGGCAGGCGATCAGGATGCGGCGGTAGGCCATCCAGACGCGCTCGACCGCGCCGAGCACGACGACGCAGACCGACCACACGGCCAGGCCGGCCCCCGCCATCAGCGCGGTCGCGACACCGAACGCCAGCGCCGCCACGGCGAGCGGCACCGCCCCGAGCGCGATGCCTCCGCACAACCCCAGCCAGACCGGGAACAGCACGAGGCCCAGCGGAGCCCGCAGCAGCGTGTCGGTCAGCGTGGAGATCGCCCAGCGCGCCTGGGTGACGCACCAGGGCACGGTGTGGCGTTCGAGACTCCAGGCGTCACGCCACACCTGGAAGAGGAGGTAGTGCGGGTACGCGGCGTCCGGGGGCCCCGGCGCCGGGCGGGGCACCGGGGACGGCCCGTCGACGCCGGTGACGATGAGGGTGCGCCAGGCGGTCTGGAAGAAGCGGTACAGGCCGAGGCCGAACCCGCCGAGCAGCGCGACCGCGATGGCCACCGGCACCAGGACGGCGAACTCGGCGGCGAGCAGGACGACCCAGAACAGCGCCGCCAGCCCGTAGACGATCGGCATCGCGTCACCCTCCCCGCCGTCGCAGCGCCCGCCAGGCCGAGGCCAGCTCCGGGTCGCGGTCGGTGAGCGCCGACTCGACGTGCCGGCGGGCGAACCGCCCGAGGTCGTCCCCCCACTCGGTCAGCCACGGAACCGGCGTCCGCGCCCGGTCCAGGCGCACCTCGATCTCGGCGAGGTCGACGCGGCCGTGCCGGTCGGTGTCGAGCCAGTGGGCGGTCAGCCCGGCCCGTACGGGATCCGAGGCGGTCATCAGGATGTCGGCGCGCACCCGCGCCGACCGTCCCGCGAGCGCCCCGGCCGCGCTCGCGTACGCGCGGGCGGTCAGCGGGTCGGCCGGATCCATCCGGCCCAGGAGCCGCGCCACCTCGAGTCCGGGTTCGGCCCTCAGCGCCGCGTCGTGCCCGAGGACGATCCGCGCCGGACCGGCCAGCTCGGCCAGCTCGGGCAGCCGGTCCAGGATCAGCCCGGCGAGACGCAGGGTCTCCGGCGCGTCGAGCGGCGCGCTCTCGAAGACCCGCCGCGTCAGCCGCCGCAGCGTGCCGAACCGCGCCATGGCCGGGCCGAGCCGCTCGACGAGACGGCGGCAGTCCTCCGGCGTCGGCGGTGCGTCCCAGAGCGCGTCGAGCAGCTCCTCGATGTCCGGCAGGCCGTGTGGCTCCAGCTCCACGAGCCCGGCCGTGGCGTCGTGGCGGTCGGCGCGGACGGACAGGACGAGGCTCCCGGTACGGGGTGCACGCGTCCAGTCGTGGTCGCCGAGGGCGGCGCATGCCTCGGCGGTGAGCATGGCACGGCGGGTACGCGGCTCGGCGGCCTCCAGCCCGGCCAGCACCCCGGAGACCATGGCGTCGCGCCAGGGGCCGGGGGTCCGGCGCAGCGCGGCGGCGACGTCGCCTTCGCCGCGCCGCGCGCACGTGGCGGCCGTGGCGGTCACGTCGTCGTTGTCGACCCGGCCGCCCACCTGGTCGGCGAGGCGTACGACGCCCGCCAGAGCTCCGAGCCCGGACGCGCCGGCGACGGCCGCACGGAACGGCGACGGCAGCCCGTCGCGCAGCCGGAGCGCCGGCAACCGGTCGCGCAGGGACGGTTCGTCGAGCGCGAGCGCGACGCAGTGCTCGGCGATCTCCGGTGCGACGTGCGCCAGGGCCACGGCCAGCTCGAAGCCGAGTCCGGGCAGCGCCGCCGACACCGCCGGCCAGACCCAGCCGGGCACACCACCGCGCCGTACGACCTCCGCCGCGGCCGCCTCCTCGTCGGCCGACACGGACGTGTCACCCCGGCAGAGCGCGAGCAGCGCCGCGGCCCCCTCCGCAGAGAGCAGCGCCTCCCCGGCGTCGACGGTCGCCGAGATGTAGCCGACCGGGCCGGTGGTGGTTGGGGTGGCGGTGGATGGGGTCACGGCCGGTGGGGTGACGACGTCCGGGGTGGCGGTGGTTGGGGTGGCGACGTGCGGGGTGGCGACGTGCGGGGTGGCGGTGGTTGGGGTGATGGCGGATGGGGTCACGGCCGCTGGGGTGACGGCGTCCGGGGTGACGGTAGTTGAGGTGACGGTGGTTGGGGTGATGGCGGTTGGGGTGATGGCGGTTGGGGTGATGGCGGGTGGGTCGGCGCTGGTCGGCGGCGCACCAGACGAGGTGGTGCGGGCCCGGACGGCACCGTGGGTGGTGGAGGTCGGGGTGCCCTCAGCGGCACATGACCCGGCGGAATCGGCCGGCGTGGTGCCGATGGACGGGGTACCGCTCGGGGGCGCGCCGGTGAGGGCGCCACCGATCCACCTGGCACCCGTGGGCACCGTCCTGGCCGAGGTGCCGCTGGTCGAGGTGCCGCTGGTCGAGATCGGATTGTTCGGAGGGGGATCGGCAGGGCCGGTACCTGGCCGGGCGGAGCCGGTACCGCTCTCCTGGTCCCGGTCCTCCACGCCGCCGAATGGCATCGGGGGACCACCCTGCCGCCGACCGCCGGCGGTGTCGTCCGATGAGGGCGGACCGCCAGCCCGGCTCCGGCGGTCACCAGGCGCGGCGGAGGACCGATCGGACGGCGACGTGACGTCGCCCCTGCGCCAGGCGTCGCCCCCGGACGAGATACCGCCATCGGGCGGGACACCGCCTCCGGGTGAGATGTCGCCTCCGGGCGGGATGTCGCCTCCGGGCGGGACGTCGCCTCCGGGCGGGACGTTGCTGCCGGACGAGATACCGCTCCCGGGCGGGACGCGGCCCCCGGGCGGGACGCGGCCCCCGGGCGAGATACCGCCTCCGGGCGAGACGTTGCCTCCGGGCGGGACACCGCCTCCGGACGAGACACCGCCCCCGGGCAAGACACCGCCACCGGCCAAGGTGTCGTCGTCGGGCACGGGAGAACCTGCGGTGAGGAGTTCGCCTACGGCGTCGATGCCGTCGAGGTCGCCGTCGCGCCAGCAGTCCGTCACCACGCGCGCGAACCGGCCGGGCCGCAGGCCGGTGGTGGGCTCGGCGGGCTCGTCCAGGCGGAAGCAGCCCCGCCCCTGCCAGGCCTCCGGGACCGTGCCGACCACGAGCTGCGGCGCGGACTCCGGATCGGCCGTGT
It encodes:
- a CDS encoding CHAP domain-containing protein, yielding MDPIGQKLLHVAKDQLGYTEKASGYTKYGDWYGKHVDKDAAFKTAPWCDMFLAWAADKAGVEDWAGEFASTPQHANFFKKHKAWGHHPEPGAIVFFSWNGGKSVGDIEHVGIVESVHGRTLHTIEANHNDHLGRATRDVSQVVGYGYPSKVKVKAAPADQKYVPKHSAPPPSAEALTQQPGTPQSELQTTAQHDSAPPLPDQQAALTGLLAVVVFGTVALALSKSKVRVPMPAAPNVRVRKRGKHHRTPVELPAEVSVADLDLAESSTTIMPILSAEAAALAEDKEFWGKITELEEDVELAFWDTLHTALSQPSSAESLNV
- a CDS encoding NADP-dependent oxidoreductase, translating into MKAIVMNEYGGPDVLKLTNDAPEPKVGPDSVLVRVKAAGVNPVDGKIREGRMDGLFQTDFPVIPGWDLSGVVERVGAAVSEFSPDDEVIGYVREDHVGRGTYAELVAAPVRTLGRKPGRMSWAEAAGLPLAGLTAYQALTKALGVNEDDTVLIHAASGGVGSFAVQIAVAKGAQVIGTASPDNHDYLRKLGAEPLAYGDGLADRVHRIAPGGVSVALDLVGGEALEITPDLLTPTGRWASTVDPSVTERGGRYVFVRPDMTNLSALASLVDDGRLTVSIAKTFPLADAGEAQRLCASGHTRGKIVLEMD
- a CDS encoding TRAFAC clade GTPase domain-containing protein, whose protein sequence is MPIVYGLAALFWVVLLAAEFAVLVPVAIAVALLGGFGLGLYRFFQTAWRTLIVTGVDGPSPVPRPAPGPPDAAYPHYLLFQVWRDAWSLERHTVPWCVTQARWAISTLTDTLLRAPLGLVLFPVWLGLCGGIALGAVPLAVAALAFGVATALMAGAGLAVWSVCVVVLGAVERVWMAYRRILIACPHAGCYRRFALPEYACPNCEERHSRLVPGRLGAFRHVCRCGTRLPTTILLGRFRLGAYCPHCHRRLPGRIGRARVEPLPFVGGPAAGKTTLMFLAVRALRASAAGAHGRAEFVEARDARAYAGAIAELDRGERLAKTGPELPVATMLDLTLPAAHRILYLFDPAGELHTGATHVERLRYLDHGEALLFVIDPFALPELRLALSTDERRLVQEATATSDEDPADTLQRLLAELRSRDDQGRQRRIAVVVTKADVLRRTSAGRGLDGDARGWLEGLGLGNTIRTLERTAGEVRYFASGLDSPPSALADLFGWAAGLPLGAQADPAFDDRPTTDELREPWPIAGRPAEQIPSGHRFGRRALLASLTVLGPVTMILFGLSVYARFR